One Blastocatellia bacterium genomic window, ATCCCGCTCTTCCATGTCAATGGCTGGGGCACGCCGCACACGATCACCGGCGGCGGCGCGCGCCATGTCATCGTCCGTAAGTTCGATCCGACCGAAGTGCTCGACATCATCCAGCGCGAGCGCGTTACACACTTCTCGATGGTGCCGACGATGGCGGTGGCGCTGCTCAATCACCCGAAGGTTGCCGATTACGACCTGTCGAGCGTCGAGTTCGTCGGCATCGGCGGCGCCGCCTCGCACGCCGGCCTGATGCGCAGCATCGAAGAGAAGCTCGGCTTTCGCGCCTACGGCGGCTATGGCCTGACGGAGACAACGCCTGTGCTGACTTTCTCGTACATCAAAGAACACCTGAACGACATCTCTGAAGACGAACGCTACCGCCGCCAGGCGATGGCCGGTTATCCGATGCCCGGCGTCACCCTCGACATTTTCGATGGCAACGATCAACCCGTCGCGCACGATGGCACGAGCGTCGGCGAAGTCGTCGTCCGCGCAGACAACGTCATGGCCGGTTACTGGAAGCAGCCCGAAGATACCGCCAATGTCATGCGCGGCGGCTGGTTCCACACGGGCGACATGGCGGTGATTGACGAAGAGGGTTACGTCTTGATCGTTGATCGCAAGAAAGACATCATCATTTCGGGCGGCGAAAACATCGCTTCGATTGAGATCGAGACGGCAGTCTACGCTCACCCGGCGGTGCTGGAATGCGCGGTCATCGCCATCCCCGACGAGAAGTGGGGCGAGGTGGCGAAGGCGCTGGTGGTCGTCAAGCCCGGCCAGTCGCTGACTGCCGACGAGCTGGTGGCGCATTGCCGCGGCAGGCTGCCGGGCTTCAAGGTGCCCAAGTCGGTCGAGTTCTTCGAGGCGCTGCCGAAAGGCGGCACCGGGAAAATCCTCAAGAAAGAACTGCGCGAGAAGTACTGGGAAGGCTACGAAAAGCGCGTGCATTGATAGGGGGCTGCT contains:
- a CDS encoding long-chain-fatty-acid--CoA ligase, which produces MNLTLTPTRFLERARQLFANKVGIVDGDVRLTYGQYAERCDRLSNALGQLGIRRGQCVAWLGYNSHELLEAYYGVVQVGAVLLPLNIRLTPQELTFILNDAETVALFYNRDFAPLVEALRPHVPGVKHYVALEQGTGDAYYEDLLSAAEADFTPPTDIKDDDLAELFYTSGTTANPKGVMMTHRNLYLHALQVMAGSAIKDINVQLHTIPLFHVNGWGTPHTITGGGARHVIVRKFDPTEVLDIIQRERVTHFSMVPTMAVALLNHPKVADYDLSSVEFVGIGGAASHAGLMRSIEEKLGFRAYGGYGLTETTPVLTFSYIKEHLNDISEDERYRRQAMAGYPMPGVTLDIFDGNDQPVAHDGTSVGEVVVRADNVMAGYWKQPEDTANVMRGGWFHTGDMAVIDEEGYVLIVDRKKDIIISGGENIASIEIETAVYAHPAVLECAVIAIPDEKWGEVAKALVVVKPGQSLTADELVAHCRGRLPGFKVPKSVEFFEALPKGGTGKILKKELREKYWEGYEKRVH